In a genomic window of Myotis daubentonii chromosome 18, mMyoDau2.1, whole genome shotgun sequence:
- the RBBP5 gene encoding retinoblastoma-binding protein 5 isoform X3 → MKSAPVMLTLSDSKHVVLPVDDDSDLNVVASFDRRGEYIYTGNAKGKILVLKTDSQDLVASFRVTTGTSNTTAIKSIEFARKGSCFLINTADRIIRVYDGREILTCGRDGEPEPMQKLQDLVNRTPWKKCCFSGDGEYIVAGSARQHALYIWEKSIGNLVKILHGTRGELLLDVAWHPVRPIIASISSGVVSIWAQNQVENWSAFAPDFKELDENVEYEERESEFDIEDEDKSEPEQTGADAAEDEEVDVTSVDPIAAFCSSDEELEDSKALLYLPIAPEVEDPEENPYGPPPDAVQTSLIDEGASSEKKRQSSADGSQPPKKKPKTTNIELQGVPNDEVHPLLGVKGDGKSKKKQAGRPKGSKGKEKDSPFKPKLYKGDRGLPLEGSAKGKVQAELSQPLTAGGAISELL, encoded by the exons ATGAAATCTGCTCCTGTCATGTTGACCCTTTCAGATTCCAAACATGTTGTTCTACCGGTAGACGATGACTCGGACTTGAACGTGGTTGCATCTTTTGATAGGCGAGGGGAATATATCTATACAGGAAACGCAAAAGGCAAG atTTTGGTCTTAAAAACAGATTCTCAAGATCTTGTTGCTTCCTTCAGAGTAACAACTGGAACAAGCAATACCACAGCCATTAAGTCAATAGAGTTTGCCCGGAAGGGAAG TTGCTTTTTAATTAACACGGCAGATCGAATAATCAGAGTTTATGATGGCAGGGAAATCTTAACCTGTGGGAGAGATGGAGAGCCTGAACCTATGCAGAAGTTACAGGACTTGGTCAATAG GACCCCGTGGAAGAAATGCTGCTTCTCTGGGGACGGGGAGTACATAGTGGCCGGGTCAGCCCGGCAGCACGCCCTGTACATTTGGGAGAAGAGCATAGGCAACCTGGTGAAGATCCTCCACGGGACGAGAGGGGAGCTCCTGCTGGATGTGGCT TGGCATCCTGTTCGACCCATCATAGCATCTATTTCTAGTGGAGTGGTATCCATCTGGGCACAGAATCAAGTA GAAAATTGGAGTGCCTTTGCACCAGACTTCAAAGAGCTGGATGAAAATGTAGAGTACGAGGAAAGGGAATCAGAGTTTGATATTGAAGATGAAGATAAGAGTGAGCCGGAGCAGACAG GGGCTGATGCTGCTGAGGATGAAGAAGTGGACGTCACCAGTGTGGACCCTATTGCAGCTTTCTGTAGCAG TGATGAAGAGCTGGAAGATTCAAAGGCTCTATTGTATTTACCCATTGCCCCTGAGGTAGAAGACCCAGAAGAAAATCCTTATGGCCCCCCACCGGATGCCGTCCAAACTTCCTTGATAGACGAAGGGGCTAGTTCAGAGAAGAAGAGGCAGTCTTCCGCGGATGGGTCCCAGCCACCGAAGAAGAAGCCCAAAACAACCAATATAGAACTTCAAGGAGTTCCAAATGATG AAGTCCATCCACTACTGGGTGTGAAGGGGGATGGCAAATCCAAGAAGAAGCAAGCAGGCCGGCCTAAAGGATCAAAAGGTAAAGAGAAAGATTCTCCATTTAAACCGAAACTCTACAAAGGGGACAGAGGTTTGCCTCTGGAAGGATCAGCGAAGGGTAAAGTGCAGGCGGAACTCAGCCAGCCCCTGACAG CAGGGGGAGCAATCTCTGAACTGTTATGA
- the CNTN2 gene encoding LOW QUALITY PROTEIN: contactin-2 (The sequence of the model RefSeq protein was modified relative to this genomic sequence to represent the inferred CDS: inserted 2 bases in 1 codon; deleted 2 bases in 2 codons), producing MQRCCSGSGRXHTHQRPRPPPPPGLPPPRQEGSQRLREQGGEAAGPGGWGRAGSDSSPRSASTCPSQHPSFTPGPAQPPAALSSPLLHLGLDSAMGTRSGRKSQLLLLLLAVALASPAGSSARGSPATFGPVFEDQPLSLLFPEESTEEKVTLACRARASPPATYRWKMNGTEMKLEPGSRHQLVGGNLVIMSPTKAQDAGVYQCLASNPVGTVVSREAVLRFGFLQEFSKEERDPVKAHAGWGVMLPCNPPAHYPGLSYRWLLNEFPNFIPTDGRHFVSQTTGNLYIARTNASDLGNYSCLATSHMDFSTKSVFSKFAQLNLAAEDPRLFAPSIKARFPAETYALLGQQVTLECFAFGNPVPRIKWRKVDGSLSPQWATAEPTLQIPSVSFEDEGTYECEAENSKGRDSVQGRIIVQAQPEWLKVISDMEADIGSSLRWGCAAAGKPRPTVRWLRNGEPLASQTRVEVLAGDLRFSKLSLDDSGMYQCVAENKHGTIYASAELAVQALAPDFRLNPVRRLIPAARGGEVMIPCQPRAAPKAVVLWSKGTEILVNSSRVTVTPDGTLIIRNISRSDEGKYTCFAENFMGKANSTGILSVRDATKITLAPSSADINLGDNLTLQCHASHDPTMELTFIWALDDFPIDPEKPGGHYRRASAKETVGDLTILNAQLRHGGKYTCMAQTVVDSASKEATVLVRGPPGPPGGMVVRDIGDTTVQLSWSRGFDNHSPIAKYTLQARTPPAGKWKQVRTNPANIEGNAETAQVLGLTPWMDYEFRVIASNILGTGEPSGPSSKIRTKEAAPFVAPSGLSGGGGAPGELIVNWTPMSREYQNGDGFGYLLSFRRQGSAGWQSARVPGADAQFFVYSNESIRPYTPFEVKIRSYNRRGDGPESLTALVYSAEEEPRVAPTKVWAKGVSSSEMNVTWEAVPQDTNGVLLGYEIRYWKAGDKEAAADRVRTAGLDNTARVTDLHPNTKYHVTVRAYNRAGTGPASPSANATTMKPPPRRPPGNISWTFSSSSLSIKWDPVVPLRNESAVTGYKMLYQTDVHPTPTLHLTSKNWIEVAVPEDISYALVQIRTTGPGGDGTPAEVHIVRNGDTSMMVENSAVCPALCPSTILSHSMAMLVLIGHLEL from the exons gtcctgctcagcctcctgccgcgctttcctctcctctcctccacctGGGCCTGGACAGCGCCATGGGGACTCGCTCCGGGAGGAAGtcgcagctgctgctgctgctgctggctgtgGCCCTCGCCTCTCCAG CCGGGAGCTCGGCCCGGGGATCCCCGGCCACCTTTGGCCCTGTCTTTGAAGACCAGCCGCTCAGTCTGCTATTCCCAGAGGAGTCCACGGAGGAGAAGGTGACCCTGGCGTGCCGTGCCCGCGCCAGCCCTCCGGCCACCTACAG GTGGAAGATGAACGGCACTGAGATGAAGCTGGAGCCCGGCTCCCGCCACCAGctggtgggaggcaacctggtCATCATGAGCCCCACCAAGGCCCAGGACGCTGGCGTCTACCAGTGCCTGGCCTCCAACCCCGTGGGCACCGTGGTCAGCAGGGAGGCCGTCCTGCGCTTCGGCT TCCTGCAGGAATTCTCCAAGGAGGAGCGGGACCCCGTGAAAGCCCACGCGGGCTGGGGAGTGATGCTGCCCTGTAACCCCCCTGCCCACTACCCAG GCCTGTCCTACCGCTGGCTCCTCAATGAGTTCCCCAACTTCATCCCGACGGACGGGAGGCACTTCGTGTCCCAGACCACAGGGAACCTGTACATCGCCCGGACCAACGCCTCGGACCTGGGCAACTACTCCTGCCTGGCCACCAGCCACATGGACTTCTCCACCAAGAGCGTCTTCAGCAAGTTTGCTCAGCTCAACCTGGCCGCTGAAG ATCCCAGGCTCTTCGCGCCCAGCATCAAGGCCCGGTTCCCAGCGGAGACGTACGCGCTGCTGGGACAGCAGGTCACCCTGGAGTGCTTTGCCTTCGGGAA ccctgtccccaggaTCAAGTGGCGCAAAGTGGATGGCTCCTTGTCCCCCCAGTGGGCCACCGCTGAGCCCACCCTGCAGATCCCCAGCGTCAGCTTCGAGGACGAGGGCACTTACGAGTGTGAGGCGGAGAACTCCAAGGGCCGAGACAGCGTCCAGGGCCGCATCATCGTGCAGG cccagcccgagTGGCTGAAGGTGATCTCGGATATGGAGGCTGACATCGGGTCCAGCCTGCGTTGGGGCTGCGCAGCCGCCGGCAAGCCCCGGCCCACGGTGCGCTGGCTGCGGAATGGGGAGCCTCTGGCCTCCCAG ACCCGGGTAGAGGTGCTGGCCGGGGACCTGCGGTTCTCCAAGCTGAGCCTGGACGACTCAGGCATGTACCAGTGTGTGGCAGAGAACAAGCATGGCACCATCTACGCCAGCGCTGAGCTGGCCGTGCAAG CACTGGCCCCCGACTTCAGGCTGAATCCCGTACGGCGCCTGATCCCTGCAGCCCGCGGGGGAGAGGTCATGATCCCCTGCCAGCCCCGGGCAGCCCCGAAGGCCGTGGTGCTCTGGAGCAAAGGCACCGAGATCTTGGTCAACAGCAGCAG AGTGACAGTCACTCCGGATGGCACCTTGATCATAAGAAACATCAGTCGGTCAGATGAGGGCAAATACACCTGCTTCGCTGAGAATTTCATGGGCAAAGCCAACAGCACGGGCATCCTGTCTGTGCGAG ATGCGACCAAGATCACCCTAGCCCCCTCCAGTGCCGACATCAACTTGGGCGACAACCTGACCCTGCAGTGCCACGCCTCCCACGACCCCACCATGGAGCTCACTTTCATCTGGGCTTTGGACGACTTCCCCATCGACCCCGAGAAGCCTGGGGGTCACTACCGGAGGGCCAGTGCG AAGGAGACAGTTGGAGACCTGACCATCCTGAACGCCCAGCTGCGCCACGGCGGGAAGTACACCTGCATGGCCCAGACGGTGGTGGACAGTGCATCCAAGGAGGCCACCGTCCTGGTCCGAG GTCCCCCGGGCCCCCCAGGAGGCATGGTGGTAAGGGACATCGGCGACACCACTGTCCAGCTCAGCTGGAGCCGTGGCTTCGACAACCACAGCCCCATTGCCAAGTACACCCTGCAAGCTCGCACTCCGCCTGCAGGGAAGTGGAAGCAAGTTCGGACCA ATCCCGCCAACATCGAGGGCAACGCGGAGACCGCCCAGGTGCTGGGCCTCACACCCTGGATGGACTATGAGTTCCGGGTCATAGCCAGCAACATCCTGGGCACTGGGGAGCCCAGTGGGCCCTCCAGCAAAATCCGGACCAAGGAAGCAG CCCCCTTCGTGGCACCCTCCGGGCTCAGCGGAGGCGGGGGAGCCCCTGGCGAGCTCATTGTCAACTGGACG CCCATGTCACGCGAGTACCAGAACGGAGACGGCTTCGGCTACCTGCTGTCCTTCCGCAGGCAGGGCAGCGCCGGCTGGCAGAGCGCGCGGGTGCCCGGCGCCGACGCCCAGTTCTTCGTCTACAGCAACGAGAGCATCCGGCCCTACACGCCCTTCGAGGTCAAGATCCGCAGCTACAACCGCCGCGGGGACGGGCCCGAgagcctcactgccctggtgtacTCGGCGGAGGAAG agcccagggtggCCCCGACCAAGGTCTGGGCCAAGGGGGTCTCATCCTCAGAGATGAACGTGACCTGGGAAGCGGTGCCGCAGGACACGAACGGGGTCCTCCTGGGCTACGAG ATCCGCTACTGGAAAGCTGGGGACAAAGAAGCAGCCGCTGACCGTGTGAGGACGGCAGGGCTGGACAACACTGCCCGTGTCACTGACCTGCACCCCAACACCAAGTACCACGTGACCGTTCGGGCCTACAACCGGGCGGGCACTGGGCCTGCCAGCCCATCTGCCAATGCCACAACCATGAAGCCCC CTCCTCGGCGACCTCCTGGCAACATCTCCTGGACGTTCTCGAGCTCCAGTCTGAGTATTAAGTGGGACCCTGTGGTCCCTCTTCGCAATGAGTCTGCGGTCACTGGCTATAAG ATGCTGTACCAGACTGACGTACACCCGACGCCCACGCTCCACCTCACCAGCAAGAACTGGATAGAGGTTGCCGTCCCTGAAGACATCAGCTATGCCCTGGTGCAGATTCGGACCACGGGACCTGGAGGCGACGGAACCCCGGCAGAAGTCCACATCGTGAGGAACGGAG ACACAAGCATGATGGTGGAGAACTCAGCAGTCTGCCCGGCCCTGTGCCCCAGCACCATCCTCTCCCACTCCATGGCCATGCTGGTCCTCATCGGCCACCTGGAGCTCTGA
- the TMEM81 gene encoding transmembrane protein 81, whose product MMTLAMSFILGSLVLAFCPPFVMTLPKTLAIPKKLQEAVGKVIVNATTCTVTCGLGYKEETVCEVGPDGVRRKCKSQRLECLTNWVCGMLHFTVLAGKKFELSCLSSDILEIGQEAFQFTWRLARGIISTDDEVFKPFRASSHFVKFRSIHEEDSGTYRCDVQLLKNLRLVKRLYFGVRVLPPQLVKLDFQQSLTEDQKLVDEGLEVDLGNYSRPPRPPWRKKVAIALGIGIASGVIASVSLGIALCSGQRVGHSSANL is encoded by the coding sequence ATGATGACGTTGGCCATGAGTTTTATCCTTGGAAGCCTGGTGTTGGCCTTCTGTCCGCCTTTTGTCATGACTTTGCCTAAAACACTGGCCATCCCTAAGAAGCTGCAAGAAGCTGTGGGGAAAGTCATTGTCAACGCCACCACCTGTACGGTCACCTGTGGCCTTGGCTATAAGGAGGAGACAGTCTGTGAGGTGGGCCCTGACGGAGTGAGAAGGAAGTGTAAGTCTCAGCGCTTGGAATGCCTGACCAACTGGGTCTGTGGGATGCTCCATTTCACCGTTCTCGCAGGCAAGAAATTTGAGCTGAGCTGTCTGAGTTCAGACATCCTGGAGATCGGGCAGGAAGCGTTCCAGTTCACCTGGAGGCTTGCTCGGGGTATCATCTCCACTGATGATGAAGTCTTCAAGCCCTTCCGAGCCAGTTCCCACTTTGTGAAGTTTAGATCTATTCACGAGGAGGACTCTGGGACCTACCGGTGTGATGTGCAGCTGTTAAAAAACTTGAGACTTGTCAAGAGGCTCTATTTTGGGGTGAGGGTCCTTCCTCCTCAGTTGGTGAAGCTGGATTTTCAGCAGTCCCTCACCGAGGATCAGAAGTTAGTAGATGAGGGCCTGGAAGTGGATCTGGGTAACTATTCCAGGCCTCCCCGTCCACCATGGAGAAAGAAGGTGGCTATAGCCTTGGGAATAGGAATTGCTAGTGGAGTGATTGCCAGTGTGTCATTGGGCATTGCCTTGTGCAGTGGGCAGAGGGTGGGCCATAGCAGTGCCAACCTTTAG